A portion of the Emcibacter sp. SYSU 3D8 genome contains these proteins:
- a CDS encoding reverse transcriptase family protein, producing the protein MSALDDFLDALSKWNLRLDQTRGIETALRRLSDNELPVVLDFGQLAEYLGVQDELLADIINRSNGFYRNFNIAKRTGGSREIAVPKPSLMAIQRVILTEILEKIDVHYAAHGFIKGKGILSNASQHLGCGRLLKMDIKDFFPSISLPRVIGMFRQFGYPLNAAFYLASICCLNGKLPQGAPTSPYVSNIIARKLDNRLFSLASAKGAKYTRYADDIAISGFSIEPSWINFVSEIVRGEGFEINGRKTHFIWENSRKIVTGIVVNGLKPRLPRAFKKSVRQEIYYLEKFGVISSSERLNLDPLYLEQLQGRVSYLALVEGQSDVMTHYMEAIAVEKQILDGEEL; encoded by the coding sequence ATGTCTGCGCTTGATGATTTTCTCGACGCTTTATCGAAGTGGAATCTACGCCTCGATCAAACACGGGGAATAGAGACTGCGCTCAGAAGACTCTCTGACAACGAGCTGCCAGTCGTTCTAGATTTTGGTCAATTGGCAGAATATTTGGGAGTTCAGGATGAATTGTTAGCAGATATTATTAATAGGTCTAATGGCTTCTACCGGAATTTCAATATTGCGAAGCGAACCGGTGGCTCGCGCGAGATAGCAGTTCCAAAACCATCTCTAATGGCCATACAGCGCGTAATTCTAACGGAAATATTAGAAAAAATAGACGTTCATTATGCGGCTCATGGTTTTATAAAAGGAAAAGGCATTTTGTCCAATGCCTCCCAGCATCTCGGTTGCGGCAGGCTTCTCAAAATGGACATAAAGGATTTCTTTCCGAGCATTTCCTTGCCACGGGTGATTGGGATGTTCCGGCAGTTCGGGTATCCTTTAAACGCGGCATTCTACCTGGCATCGATATGCTGTTTAAATGGAAAACTTCCACAAGGTGCGCCTACAAGCCCTTATGTTAGTAATATAATCGCTCGGAAGCTTGACAATAGGTTGTTCAGTCTCGCGAGTGCGAAAGGCGCGAAATACACAAGATATGCAGACGATATTGCAATTTCTGGTTTTAGTATAGAACCTAGCTGGATAAATTTTGTCAGTGAGATTGTTAGGGGGGAGGGGTTCGAAATAAATGGCAGAAAAACCCATTTTATCTGGGAAAATAGTAGAAAAATCGTAACTGGAATCGTCGTGAATGGATTGAAACCTCGTCTGCCGCGGGCCTTTAAGAAAAGTGTTCGTCAAGAGATTTATTATCTAGAAAAGTTTGGAGTGATATCCAGTAGCGAGCGATTAAATTTGGATCCACTATATCTCGAGCAGTTACAAGGTAGGGTTTCTTATCTTGCCCTTGTAGAGGGGCAAAGTGATGTGATGACTCATTACATGGAAGCAATTGCAGTGGAGAAACAAATTTTGGACGGTGAAGAGCTGTAG
- the gatB gene encoding Asp-tRNA(Asn)/Glu-tRNA(Gln) amidotransferase subunit GatB has protein sequence MSKLISGATGEWEVVIGLEVHAQITSNSKLFSGASTEFGAEPNTQVSLVDAAMPGMLPVINGYCVEQAVRTGLALEAQINFYSIFDRKNYFYADLPQGYQISQYKQPVVGEGIITLDLKDGETKEVGIERLHLEQDAGKSMHDQHPSMTYVDLNRSGVALMEIVSKPDMRSSEEAGAYLKKLRTILRYIGTCDGNMEQGSMRADVNVSVRKPGGPLGTRCEIKNVNSVRFVQQAIEYEARRQIDVIEDGGAIVQQTRLYDVAQGVTRSMRSKEEAHDYRYFPDPDLLPLELDPDWVEEIRAGLPELPDEKKNRLMRDFGLSVYDAGVMVSEPEIGVYFEEVAKGRDAKQASNWVTGSLFAALNAKGVSITESPVTAANLGKLIDLIADNTISGRIAKDVFEIMAETGGDPAVIVEEKGLKQITDTGFIEGIVDKIIADNPGQVAQYDGGANPKVIGWFVGQVMKQSQGKANPAQVNELLKKKLG, from the coding sequence ATGTCCAAGCTGATTTCCGGCGCGACCGGCGAGTGGGAAGTGGTCATCGGCCTCGAGGTCCACGCCCAGATCACCTCCAATTCCAAGCTGTTCTCCGGCGCGTCCACCGAATTCGGCGCCGAACCCAACACCCAGGTCAGCCTGGTGGACGCCGCCATGCCTGGCATGCTGCCGGTGATCAACGGCTATTGCGTCGAGCAGGCGGTGCGCACCGGCCTGGCGCTTGAGGCACAGATCAACTTCTATTCGATCTTCGACCGGAAGAACTATTTCTACGCCGACCTGCCGCAGGGCTACCAGATTTCCCAGTACAAGCAGCCGGTGGTGGGCGAGGGGATCATTACCCTCGACCTGAAGGACGGCGAGACCAAGGAGGTCGGCATCGAGCGCCTGCATCTCGAGCAGGACGCCGGCAAGTCCATGCACGACCAGCATCCGAGCATGACCTATGTGGACCTGAACCGGTCGGGCGTGGCGCTGATGGAGATCGTGTCCAAGCCCGACATGCGATCGTCGGAAGAGGCGGGGGCCTATCTGAAGAAGCTGCGCACCATCCTGCGCTATATCGGCACCTGCGACGGCAACATGGAGCAGGGCTCCATGCGCGCCGACGTCAACGTATCGGTGCGCAAGCCGGGCGGTCCGCTGGGCACGCGCTGCGAGATCAAGAACGTCAATTCGGTGCGTTTCGTGCAGCAGGCCATCGAATACGAGGCGCGCCGCCAGATCGACGTGATCGAGGACGGCGGCGCCATCGTCCAGCAGACCCGTCTCTACGACGTGGCGCAGGGCGTAACCCGCTCCATGCGCTCGAAGGAAGAGGCGCACGACTACCGCTACTTCCCCGATCCGGACCTGCTGCCGCTGGAACTCGATCCCGACTGGGTCGAGGAGATCAGGGCCGGCCTGCCCGAGCTGCCCGACGAGAAGAAGAACCGCCTGATGCGCGACTTCGGCCTGTCGGTCTATGACGCGGGCGTGATGGTCTCCGAGCCCGAGATCGGCGTCTATTTCGAGGAAGTGGCCAAGGGCCGCGATGCCAAGCAGGCGTCCAACTGGGTCACCGGCAGCCTGTTCGCCGCGCTCAACGCCAAAGGCGTGTCGATCACCGAAAGCCCGGTGACCGCCGCCAACCTGGGCAAGCTGATCGACCTGATCGCCGACAACACCATCTCCGGCCGCATCGCCAAGGACGTGTTCGAGATCATGGCGGAAACCGGCGGCGACCCGGCGGTGATCGTCGAGGAAAAGGGCCTGAAGCAGATCACCGACACCGGCTTCATCGAAGGCATCGTCGACAAGATCATCGCCGACAATCCCGGCCAGGTCGCCCAGTATGACGGCGGCGCCAATCCGAAGGTCATCGGCTGGTTCGTCGGCCAGGTGATGAAGCAGAGCCAGGGCAAGGCGAATCCGGCCCAGGTCAACGAGCTGCTGAAAAAGAAGCTGGGATAA
- the gatA gene encoding Asp-tRNA(Asn)/Glu-tRNA(Gln) amidotransferase subunit GatA, producing the protein MTSLTDLTIAGALAGLAKGEFTSRELTQAYLAEVENGRALNAFTTETPDKALEMADAADTARRAGDAGPLGGIPVAIKDLFCTKDILTTASSHILDGFKPPYESSVTANLWRDGAVMLGKVSLDEFAMGSSNETSFYGPVENPWRASDGKARVPGGSSGGSAAAVAAHMAAAATGTDTGGSIRQPASFCGLAGIKPTYGRCSRWGIIAFASSLDQAGPLARTVEDAAIMLRSMAGHDPKDSTSINLPVPDYAKALTGDIRGMKIGIPREYRLDGAPQDILDLWDRGIQWMKDAGAQIVDISLPHTKYALATYYVVAPAEASSNLARYDGVRYGLRETGNSLSEMYENTRGAGFGHEVQRRILIGTYVLSAGYYDAYYLKAQKVRTLIAQDFEQAFGQVDAILTPTAPCSAFSPGEKSADPISMYLNDVFTVPASLAGIPGMSVPAGMCSAGMPLGLQVLGRPFEEETVLKVGHVIEQAAGLGARPKAWWKEAA; encoded by the coding sequence ATGACCAGCCTCACCGACCTGACCATTGCCGGCGCGCTCGCCGGCCTCGCCAAGGGCGAATTCACCTCCCGCGAACTGACCCAGGCCTACCTTGCCGAGGTCGAGAACGGCCGGGCGCTCAACGCCTTCACCACCGAGACGCCCGACAAGGCGCTGGAGATGGCCGATGCCGCCGACACAGCGCGCCGCGCGGGTGACGCCGGGCCGCTGGGCGGCATTCCGGTCGCCATCAAGGACCTGTTCTGCACCAAGGATATCCTCACCACCGCCTCGAGCCACATCCTCGACGGCTTCAAGCCGCCCTATGAATCATCGGTCACCGCCAATCTCTGGCGCGACGGCGCGGTGATGCTGGGCAAGGTGAGCCTTGACGAATTCGCCATGGGCTCGTCGAACGAGACCAGCTTCTACGGCCCGGTCGAGAATCCGTGGCGCGCCAGCGACGGCAAGGCCCGCGTGCCGGGCGGTTCGTCGGGCGGCTCGGCCGCCGCGGTCGCGGCGCACATGGCCGCTGCGGCCACCGGTACCGATACCGGCGGCTCGATCCGCCAGCCTGCCAGCTTCTGCGGTCTTGCCGGCATCAAGCCGACCTATGGCCGCTGCTCGCGCTGGGGCATCATCGCCTTCGCCTCGTCGCTGGACCAGGCGGGCCCGCTTGCCCGCACCGTCGAGGACGCGGCGATCATGCTGCGTTCCATGGCTGGTCACGATCCGAAGGACTCGACATCCATCAATCTGCCGGTGCCGGATTACGCCAAGGCGCTGACCGGCGACATCCGCGGCATGAAGATCGGCATTCCCCGCGAATATCGTCTCGACGGCGCGCCGCAGGACATTCTCGATCTGTGGGATCGCGGCATCCAGTGGATGAAGGACGCCGGCGCCCAGATCGTCGACATCTCGCTGCCCCACACCAAATACGCGCTGGCGACCTATTACGTGGTCGCCCCGGCCGAGGCCAGCTCCAACCTGGCGCGGTATGACGGCGTGCGCTACGGTCTGCGCGAGACCGGGAACAGCCTCAGCGAGATGTACGAGAACACCCGCGGCGCCGGCTTCGGCCACGAGGTGCAGCGCCGCATCCTGATCGGCACCTATGTGCTGTCGGCGGGCTACTACGATGCCTATTACCTGAAGGCGCAGAAGGTCCGGACCCTGATCGCCCAGGATTTCGAGCAGGCGTTCGGCCAGGTCGACGCCATCCTGACGCCGACGGCGCCGTGCTCGGCCTTCTCGCCGGGCGAAAAGTCGGCCGATCCGATCTCCATGTATCTCAACGACGTGTTCACCGTGCCGGCCTCGCTGGCCGGCATCCCGGGCATGTCGGTGCCTGCGGGCATGTGCAGCGCCGGTATGCCGTTGGGCCTGCAGGTCCTTGGCCGTCCGTTCGAGGAAGAGACCGTGCTGAAGGTGGGACACGTCATCGAGCAGGCCGCCGGACTCGGCGCCCGGCCCAAGGCGTGGTGGAAGGAGGCCGCGTGA
- the gatC gene encoding Asp-tRNA(Asn)/Glu-tRNA(Gln) amidotransferase subunit GatC translates to MSVDTKTVARIAHLARLKVPEDRLEPLAGELNQLLSWVEQLSEVNTDNVPPLTSVVHVRLPRRDDVVTDGDRQADVLANAPDAQNGFFAVPKVIE, encoded by the coding sequence ATGTCGGTTGATACGAAAACGGTCGCACGCATCGCCCATCTGGCGCGCCTCAAGGTGCCGGAAGACAGGCTCGAGCCCCTGGCGGGCGAGTTGAACCAATTGCTGTCCTGGGTCGAGCAACTCTCCGAGGTCAATACCGACAACGTGCCGCCGCTGACCAGCGTGGTGCATGTGCGGTTGCCGCGGCGTGACGATGTCGTCACCGATGGCGACCGGCAGGCCGACGTGCTGGCCAACGCGCCCGATGCCCAGAACGGCTTCTTCGCCGTGCCGAAAGTGATCGAATAA
- a CDS encoding GrpB family protein, with the protein MREPAIHDVEIVPYDPAWPSLAELESVRLAGVLGGTLLRIEHVGSTSVPGLAAKPIIDMIPVVANLDDLDWKRPNVEALGYAWFGEYGIEGRRFCSLDRNGKRTVHLHVFQQGSPQITRHLAFRNYLRANPAAARDYETEKHRAAALHPHDSSAYNREKWDWVARMEATAMDWAGSEPTANA; encoded by the coding sequence ATGCGCGAACCTGCCATCCATGATGTTGAAATCGTTCCTTACGATCCGGCATGGCCGAGTCTGGCCGAACTGGAGTCCGTCCGGCTGGCCGGCGTGCTCGGCGGCACCCTGCTGCGCATCGAGCATGTCGGCTCGACGTCGGTGCCTGGACTGGCCGCCAAGCCGATCATCGACATGATCCCCGTCGTCGCGAATCTCGATGATCTGGACTGGAAGCGACCGAACGTCGAGGCGCTGGGCTATGCATGGTTCGGCGAATACGGCATCGAGGGACGGCGATTCTGCAGTCTCGACAGGAACGGCAAGCGGACCGTTCATCTGCACGTCTTCCAACAGGGATCGCCGCAGATCACCCGGCACCTCGCATTCAGGAACTATCTGCGGGCGAATCCCGCCGCAGCCCGCGACTACGAAACCGAGAAGCACCGTGCCGCGGCGCTCCATCCACACGATTCCTCGGCCTACAACCGGGAAAAGTGGGACTGGGTGGCGCGCATGGAAGCCACGGCGATGGACTGGGCAGGATCGGAGCCGACGGCCAATGCCTGA
- the ruvX gene encoding Holliday junction resolvase RuvX → MPEMSLTDLKASLPRGGRLLGLDLGSKTIGLAVSDGALMVASPIETIQRTKFTADAQKLLAIVDGRQIAGLVLGLPVNMDGTEGPRCQSTRQFARNLLGIRDVAIAYWDERLSTAAVQRAMIEADVTRAKRAKVVDQMAAGYILQGALDFLRRN, encoded by the coding sequence ATGCCTGAAATGAGCCTGACCGACCTGAAAGCATCGCTGCCGCGCGGCGGGCGTTTGCTGGGCCTCGACCTGGGCAGCAAGACAATCGGCCTTGCCGTCAGCGATGGCGCGCTGATGGTGGCAAGCCCCATCGAGACCATCCAGCGCACCAAGTTCACCGCCGATGCACAAAAGCTGCTGGCCATCGTCGACGGACGGCAGATCGCGGGACTTGTGCTCGGCCTGCCGGTCAACATGGACGGCACGGAAGGACCGCGTTGCCAGTCGACCCGGCAATTCGCCCGCAACCTGCTGGGCATCCGCGACGTCGCCATTGCCTATTGGGACGAGCGGCTGTCCACCGCCGCCGTGCAGCGCGCCATGATCGAGGCCGACGTAACGCGGGCGAAACGAGCCAAGGTCGTTGACCAGATGGCCGCCGGGTATATCCTTCAGGGCGCGCTGGATTTTCTGCGCCGCAACTGA
- a CDS encoding aspartate carbamoyltransferase catalytic subunit → MTKTDGIRHLLGIEGMKPQEIAALLDLGDSYLDRYRSGKKIRKVLKNRTQINLFFEESTRTSTSFELAGKRLGADVINMVTSTSSIKKGETLIDTAMTLNAMRPSVLVIRHGSSGAAALLAQKVNCAVINAGDGRHEHPTQALLDAATIRRRKGRIAGLTVAICGDILHSRVARSNIHLLSAMGARVRVVAPPTLMPVEVDRLGVDVFHDMRGGLEGADIVMMLRLQTERMKGAFVPSPREYFHFYGLDTEKLAMAKPDAMIMHPGPMNRGVEIDTAVADDIDRSAIREQVETGVAIRMACLDMLCRDLEAEEDD, encoded by the coding sequence ATGACAAAAACAGACGGCATCAGGCATCTTCTCGGAATCGAGGGGATGAAACCGCAGGAGATCGCTGCGCTCCTCGACCTTGGCGATTCCTATCTGGACCGCTACCGATCCGGCAAGAAGATCAGGAAGGTCCTGAAGAACCGGACCCAGATCAATCTGTTCTTCGAGGAATCCACCCGCACCTCGACCTCGTTCGAACTGGCCGGCAAGCGGCTGGGCGCGGACGTCATCAACATGGTGACCTCGACCTCGTCCATCAAGAAGGGCGAGACGCTGATCGACACCGCCATGACCCTGAACGCCATGCGCCCGAGCGTGCTGGTGATCCGGCACGGATCGTCAGGCGCGGCGGCGCTGCTGGCGCAGAAGGTGAACTGCGCGGTGATCAATGCGGGCGACGGCCGCCACGAGCATCCAACCCAGGCACTGCTGGACGCGGCGACCATCCGCCGGCGCAAAGGCAGGATCGCCGGCCTGACCGTGGCGATCTGCGGCGACATCCTGCACAGCCGGGTGGCGCGCTCGAACATCCACCTGCTGAGCGCCATGGGCGCCCGGGTGCGCGTGGTGGCGCCGCCCACCCTGATGCCCGTCGAAGTCGACAGGCTGGGCGTGGACGTGTTCCACGACATGCGCGGCGGCCTCGAGGGGGCCGACATCGTGATGATGCTGCGGCTCCAGACCGAACGGATGAAGGGCGCCTTCGTGCCCAGTCCGCGGGAATATTTCCACTTCTACGGTCTCGACACCGAAAAGCTGGCCATGGCCAAGCCCGACGCCATGATCATGCATCCCGGCCCCATGAACCGGGGCGTCGAGATCGACACGGCGGTGGCCGACGACATCGACCGCAGCGCCATCCGGGAACAGGTGGAAACCGGCGTCGCCATCCGCATGGCCTGCCTCGACATGCTGTGCCGGGACCTCGAAGCCGAGGAGGACGACTGA
- the pyrC gene encoding dihydroorotase encodes MAADRRIVYLNARLIDPSSGRDERGALLTVGGKIWELGAELFADGITDGSQVIDCKGLCLTPGFIDMQVFLGEPIDTTAKAAAAGGITAIATMPNMIPVVDRPSLVDYVERLARDSGVRIHPIAAATKDLGGEEMAEIGLLRQAGALAFTDGRAAIADSQVMRRILTYAKAHDALVIQHAEDPMLAREGVMNEGEIATRLGLPGIPAIAEVIIIERDLRLVELTGCRYHVGLVTTAAAVDAVRKAKATGLPVTCGTAPHYFALNELAVAEYRTFARTSPPLRTEEDRRAVVEGLADGTIDVIVSSHDPHDVESKRLPFDLAASGVIGLETLLPMMLELHHGGHAPLQRLLAALTSRPAEILGIPGGKLAKGEPADLVLFNPDTPWRIDPELFHSKAKNSPFEGRPVQGRIVRTIVGGHTVYQSG; translated from the coding sequence ATGGCCGCCGACCGCCGCATCGTCTATCTGAACGCCAGGCTGATCGATCCGTCGAGCGGCCGCGACGAACGCGGCGCATTGCTGACCGTGGGCGGCAAGATCTGGGAGCTGGGGGCCGAGCTTTTCGCCGACGGCATCACTGACGGCAGCCAGGTGATCGACTGCAAGGGTCTGTGCCTGACGCCAGGCTTCATCGACATGCAGGTGTTTCTCGGCGAGCCGATCGACACCACGGCCAAGGCGGCGGCGGCAGGCGGCATCACCGCCATCGCCACCATGCCCAACATGATTCCGGTGGTCGATCGTCCATCGCTGGTCGACTATGTGGAGCGGCTGGCTCGCGATTCCGGCGTGCGCATCCACCCCATCGCCGCCGCCACCAAGGATCTGGGCGGCGAGGAGATGGCCGAGATCGGCCTGCTGCGGCAGGCCGGCGCATTGGCGTTTACCGACGGGCGCGCGGCGATCGCCGATTCGCAGGTGATGCGCCGCATCCTGACCTATGCCAAGGCCCACGATGCGCTGGTGATCCAGCATGCCGAAGACCCCATGCTTGCTCGCGAGGGCGTGATGAACGAAGGCGAGATCGCGACGCGGCTCGGCCTGCCCGGCATTCCCGCCATCGCCGAAGTGATCATCATCGAGCGCGACCTGCGGCTGGTCGAGCTGACCGGTTGCCGCTATCACGTGGGGCTGGTGACGACAGCGGCCGCGGTCGATGCCGTCCGCAAGGCAAAGGCCACCGGCTTGCCGGTGACCTGCGGCACGGCGCCCCACTATTTCGCGCTCAACGAGCTGGCCGTTGCCGAGTACCGCACCTTTGCCCGCACCTCGCCGCCGCTGCGCACCGAGGAGGATCGCCGCGCCGTGGTCGAGGGCCTGGCCGACGGCACCATCGACGTGATCGTCAGCTCGCACGATCCGCACGATGTGGAAAGCAAGCGCCTGCCGTTCGACCTGGCGGCCTCGGGCGTGATCGGGCTGGAAACGTTGCTGCCGATGATGCTGGAGCTGCATCATGGCGGCCATGCGCCGCTGCAGCGTCTCCTCGCGGCGCTGACCTCGAGGCCCGCCGAGATTCTCGGCATCCCCGGCGGCAAACTGGCCAAGGGCGAACCCGCCGACCTGGTGCTGTTCAATCCGGACACGCCGTGGCGCATCGACCCCGAATTGTTTCACAGCAAGGCGAAGAACAGCCCCTTCGAAGGCCGGCCCGTACAGGGTAGAATAGTGCGCACCATCGTGGGCGGACACACCGTCTACCAGTCGGGGTAA
- the plsY gene encoding glycerol-3-phosphate 1-O-acyltransferase PlsY has protein sequence MDGILGVIIAAVMGYLLGSIPFGLLLTKAAGMGDIRAMGSGNIGATNVLRTGNKWLALATLLLDAGKGAVAVLAAREIAPDATLIAAASAFFGHLYPMWLNFRGGKGVAVFLGIALAVNLALGALCCGVWLLTGLLFRYSSMAALAAAAIAPVYAMVMVPPLETAVLFLLLALMIFQRHSSNIRRLLRGEEPRIGQK, from the coding sequence ATGGACGGGATACTCGGAGTCATTATCGCGGCGGTGATGGGCTATCTGCTGGGCTCCATTCCGTTCGGCCTGTTGCTGACCAAGGCAGCCGGCATGGGCGATATTCGCGCCATGGGCTCGGGCAACATCGGCGCCACCAACGTGCTGCGCACCGGCAACAAGTGGCTGGCCCTGGCAACCCTGCTGCTGGACGCCGGCAAGGGCGCGGTGGCGGTTCTGGCGGCCCGTGAAATCGCGCCGGACGCCACCCTGATCGCCGCCGCGTCGGCGTTCTTCGGGCACCTCTATCCCATGTGGCTGAATTTCCGGGGTGGCAAGGGTGTGGCGGTTTTCCTGGGCATCGCACTGGCGGTCAATCTGGCTCTGGGCGCCCTCTGCTGCGGCGTCTGGCTGCTGACCGGGCTGCTGTTCCGTTATTCGTCCATGGCGGCGCTTGCCGCCGCGGCCATCGCGCCGGTCTATGCCATGGTGATGGTGCCGCCGCTGGAGACGGCCGTGTTGTTCCTGTTGCTGGCGCTGATGATCTTTCAGCGGCACTCGTCGAACATCCGCCGGCTGCTGCGCGGCGAGGAGCCGCGGATCGGTCAGAAATAA
- the dprA gene encoding DNA-processing protein DprA, with translation MATVTLTDRDLRDRLRLIRSANVGSSAFRQLLARYGTAGRALDALPGLVRKGGYQGTALCSADEADDEIAAIEKLGAQLLQFDDDAYPPLLAEITGAPPILTVLGNAALLSAPGIGMVGARNASAAGIRFTRQLSGDLGAQGFVIVSGMARGIDTAAHQAALPTGTVAVMAGGVDVVYPAENQALYEAIAATGVIVCEMPLGTRPQARHFPRRNRLISGLSQGLVVVEAALKSGSLITANYAIEQGREVFAVPGSPLDPRCRGTNNLIREGAVLTEGAEDILSNLQSWRRRPVSATQPSLGLEQNPAEADDAARGSLMEKLGPTPMEVDELIRQSGLTPEVVLTILLELELAGRLDRHAGNKVSLA, from the coding sequence ATGGCAACCGTCACGCTCACCGATCGTGATCTGCGCGACCGCCTGCGGCTGATCCGCAGCGCCAATGTGGGGTCGTCGGCCTTCCGGCAGCTTCTCGCGCGTTATGGCACCGCGGGCCGGGCGCTCGATGCCTTGCCGGGCCTGGTGCGCAAGGGCGGCTATCAGGGCACGGCGCTCTGCTCGGCCGACGAAGCCGACGACGAGATCGCGGCCATCGAGAAGCTTGGCGCCCAGCTTCTGCAATTCGACGACGACGCCTACCCGCCGTTGCTGGCGGAGATTACCGGCGCACCGCCCATCCTGACCGTGCTGGGCAATGCCGCGCTGCTGAGCGCGCCCGGCATCGGCATGGTTGGCGCACGCAACGCGTCGGCCGCAGGCATCCGGTTTACCAGACAATTATCCGGAGACCTGGGCGCGCAGGGTTTCGTCATAGTCTCGGGCATGGCACGCGGCATCGACACCGCCGCGCACCAGGCCGCGCTGCCGACCGGGACAGTCGCCGTCATGGCCGGCGGCGTCGATGTGGTCTATCCGGCGGAAAATCAGGCGCTATATGAAGCGATTGCCGCGACGGGGGTCATCGTCTGCGAAATGCCACTCGGCACCAGGCCGCAGGCGCGACACTTTCCCCGCCGCAACCGGCTGATTTCCGGCCTTTCGCAGGGTCTCGTCGTGGTGGAGGCGGCGCTGAAGTCCGGCTCCCTGATCACCGCCAATTACGCCATCGAACAGGGCCGCGAAGTATTCGCCGTTCCCGGCTCGCCCCTTGACCCGCGGTGCCGCGGCACCAATAACCTTATCCGCGAGGGTGCTGTGCTGACCGAGGGCGCCGAGGACATTCTTTCGAACCTTCAGTCGTGGCGCCGGCGGCCGGTTTCAGCGACGCAGCCAAGCCTCGGCCTGGAGCAGAATCCTGCCGAGGCCGACGACGCCGCTCGTGGGTCGTTGATGGAGAAACTCGGGCCTACGCCGATGGAGGTGGATGAACTCATCCGGCAAAGCGGTTTGACACCCGAGGTTGTTTTGACCATTTTGCTGGAACTCGAATTAGCCGGTCGCCTTGACCGGCATGCAGGAAACAAGGTTTCTCTGGCCTGA